The Desulfurobacterium sp. TC5-1 genome segment ACTTCTTCCACGGGAACAACAAACTTATATATAGCATCGGCCTTTCTTATAAAAACGAAAGTTACTTCATCACCAGTCTTTATCCTATTCATAGGAAAAGGGTCTGTAAATGCCCAATACATATACCTCTCGTCTTTATCAAAAAGTGCCACATCCGCAGAATAACCATCCGCAAGTTCCACACGCGCCGGTTGAAAAAGCTCTATATCTTTCGTTGAAACAAGTGGAACAAAGAAAGGAACAGCATCAAACCCAAGCTTTTCTCTCATAGATCTTACAATCTCTTCATCAGCATCAGGTGCAGTGTGAAGATAAAAATCAACCACCTTCTCGAATGCAACTTTAAACTCAAGGGTTAAAAAGGGATCTCTCCCCTCTTTTACAGAATATTCCCAGAGAATTTCCGCTTCTTTCTCCGAAAGCCCTTTATCCATAGCCTCTTTAAAAAAAGAAGCCCTATAACGTCTCTTCTCAAAAAACTTCTTAACTACAGCAACTGTGAAGAGAAACAGAGCAAAAACAAGAATCAGCAGAATAAAAACAATAACATAAGAAGTTGATGCAACTGGAAGCCTCAGATAGTTAAAATAACGCATTTCCCTTTCCTTTCAGGATTTTTAGCATTTTAAATTGTATCAAAAATCCACGGCCAGAATTTTA includes the following:
- a CDS encoding PilZ domain-containing protein, which encodes MRYFNYLRLPVASTSYVIVFILLILVFALFLFTVAVVKKFFEKRRYRASFFKEAMDKGLSEKEAEILWEYSVKEGRDPFLTLEFKVAFEKVVDFYLHTAPDADEEIVRSMREKLGFDAVPFFVPLVSTKDIELFQPARVELADGYSADVALFDKDERYMYWAFTDPFPMNRIKTGDEVTFVFIRKADAIYKFVVPVEEVYKEGDRIIIKVPHTFSLQRYQRRNFARVEVDILCKFGVSTDGGWEWYEGRLKDISGGGARVCLPYGKKKPSVSILSEVKLEFFLEGKHFSLKGSVVNEDLREKVLCLGVQFVDIKDTEQQAILRFVKKEQKKLAELFVRKR